In one window of Posidoniimonas corsicana DNA:
- a CDS encoding phytoene desaturase family protein, with product MYDTLIIGAGMSGLAAGIRLAMYDQRVLIVEKHWTIGGLNSFYRLRGRDYDVGLHALTNITPKGARKGPLARLLRQLRFSWDDFQISPQIGSQVVFPGARLAFDNDPELLAAEVAREFPGQADNWRRFVEAIVDYDDLSDEHQQLSAREVVSSYLTEPLLVEMLFCPLMFYGSAREHDMDWGQFCIMFRSIFLEGLGRPHAGVRLILKNLVKKYKALGGELKLRSGVKRIATENGRVIGVELEDGTHLQANRVLSSAGWFETMRLCDDGAPVVDSRSPGRLSFCETISTLDIDPKQLGYDRTITFFNDHPQFDWTPPAEPCDLRSGVICSPNNFEYDKSLGEGVMRITVLANFDWWNNLSDEEYQLAKLRWYDRIVDSAVRFVPDYRGRVVDTDMFSPTTIVRFTGHDNGAVYGAPDKQLDGATHLENLFICGTDQGFVGIIGSIVSGIGMANMHCLRE from the coding sequence ATGTACGACACCCTCATCATCGGCGCCGGGATGAGCGGGCTGGCGGCCGGCATCCGGCTGGCGATGTACGACCAGCGGGTGCTGATCGTCGAGAAGCACTGGACGATCGGCGGGCTGAACAGCTTCTACCGGCTCCGCGGCCGCGACTACGACGTCGGCCTCCACGCGCTGACCAACATCACGCCCAAGGGCGCCCGCAAGGGGCCGCTGGCGCGGTTGCTGCGGCAGTTGCGGTTCTCCTGGGACGACTTCCAGATCTCGCCGCAGATCGGCTCGCAGGTGGTGTTCCCCGGCGCGCGGCTCGCGTTCGACAACGACCCCGAGTTGCTCGCGGCCGAGGTCGCCCGTGAGTTCCCCGGCCAGGCTGACAACTGGCGCCGCTTTGTCGAGGCGATTGTCGACTACGACGACCTCTCCGACGAACACCAGCAGCTCTCGGCCCGCGAGGTGGTGTCGAGCTACCTCACGGAGCCCCTGCTCGTCGAGATGCTCTTCTGCCCGCTGATGTTCTACGGCTCGGCCCGCGAGCACGACATGGACTGGGGCCAGTTCTGCATCATGTTCCGCAGCATCTTCCTGGAGGGCCTGGGCCGCCCCCACGCCGGCGTGCGGCTGATCCTCAAGAACCTGGTCAAGAAGTACAAGGCGCTGGGCGGTGAGCTGAAGCTGCGGTCGGGCGTCAAGCGGATCGCCACGGAGAACGGCCGCGTGATCGGCGTCGAGCTCGAGGACGGCACGCACCTGCAGGCCAACCGCGTGCTCTCGTCGGCCGGCTGGTTCGAGACCATGCGCCTGTGCGACGACGGCGCCCCCGTGGTCGACTCCCGCTCCCCCGGCAGGCTCAGCTTCTGCGAGACGATCTCCACCCTCGACATCGACCCCAAGCAGCTCGGCTACGACCGCACCATCACCTTCTTCAACGACCACCCCCAGTTCGACTGGACCCCGCCCGCCGAGCCGTGCGACCTGCGGAGCGGCGTGATCTGCAGCCCCAACAACTTCGAGTACGACAAGTCGCTCGGCGAGGGCGTGATGCGGATCACGGTGCTCGCCAACTTCGACTGGTGGAACAACCTGAGCGATGAGGAGTACCAGCTCGCCAAGCTACGCTGGTACGACCGCATCGTCGACTCGGCCGTGCGGTTCGTGCCCGACTACCGCGGCCGCGTGGTGGACACCGACATGTTCAGCCCGACCACCATCGTCCGCTTCACGGGCCACGACAACGGCGCCGTGTACGGCGCCCCGGACAAGCAGCTCGACGGCGCGACGCACCTCGAGAACCTCTTCATCTGCGGCACCGACCAGGGCTTCGTCGGCATCATCGGCAGCATCGTCAGCGGCATCGGCATGGCGAACATGCACTGCCTGCGGGAGTGA
- the xylB gene encoding xylulokinase: MSVLLGVDIGTSGTKTIAIDPTGKLLGQASASYPCHHPKPLWSEQDPADWRDATFKTIRAVVKKAKLKPADVRAIGLSGQMHGSVFLDKSDEVIRPALLWNDQRTAAECDEIESRAGGRKKLIKMVANPALTGFQAPKILWLRNNEPRNFARLKQVLLPKDYVRLQLTGESATEVSDASGTLLLDVVKRKWSKPLLTKLDLDPALLPKCYESEEATGTLLPAVAKKLGLSTDCIVVGGAGDCAAGAVGNGVVQRGVVNSSLGTSGVVFCHSDTPEYDPDGRLHTFCHAVHGKWHMMGVTLSAAGSLQWFADELCHGPGGKPVPFDKLVEEAAATPAGADGLFFLPYLAGERTPHADPLARGAFVGLTQSHNRGHLVRAVLEGVTYSLRDCLDIMTGLGVSAKEVRATGGGAKSEFWRQLQADMFGARVAAMAADEGPAFGVALLAAVGAGEYSSIAEACSATVATTSTCKPALKQRRFYDRGVEVYRSLYRSLKDDYRAIADLNA, from the coding sequence ATGAGCGTTCTACTTGGCGTCGACATCGGCACGTCCGGCACAAAGACTATCGCGATCGATCCCACTGGAAAGTTGCTGGGGCAGGCGTCCGCTTCCTACCCGTGCCACCATCCCAAACCGCTGTGGAGCGAGCAAGACCCGGCCGACTGGCGCGACGCCACGTTCAAGACCATCCGCGCGGTAGTGAAGAAGGCCAAGCTCAAGCCGGCCGACGTGCGGGCGATCGGCCTGTCGGGGCAGATGCACGGGTCGGTGTTCCTCGACAAGTCGGACGAGGTGATCCGCCCCGCGCTGCTGTGGAACGATCAGCGCACCGCCGCCGAGTGCGACGAGATCGAGAGCCGCGCCGGCGGCCGCAAGAAGCTGATCAAGATGGTCGCCAACCCGGCGCTCACCGGGTTCCAGGCGCCCAAGATCCTGTGGCTCCGGAACAACGAGCCCCGCAACTTCGCTCGGCTGAAGCAGGTGCTGCTGCCGAAGGACTACGTGCGGCTGCAGCTCACCGGCGAATCGGCCACCGAGGTGTCCGACGCCAGCGGCACGCTGCTACTGGACGTGGTGAAGCGGAAGTGGTCCAAGCCGCTCTTGACCAAACTCGATCTCGATCCGGCGCTGCTCCCTAAGTGCTACGAGTCGGAGGAGGCCACCGGCACGCTCCTGCCCGCGGTCGCCAAGAAGCTCGGCCTGTCGACCGACTGCATTGTGGTGGGGGGCGCCGGCGACTGCGCGGCGGGCGCGGTCGGCAATGGCGTGGTGCAGCGGGGGGTGGTGAACAGCTCGCTGGGCACGTCCGGCGTGGTGTTCTGCCACAGCGACACGCCCGAGTACGACCCCGACGGCCGCCTGCACACCTTCTGCCACGCGGTGCACGGCAAGTGGCACATGATGGGCGTCACGCTCTCGGCCGCCGGTTCGCTGCAGTGGTTCGCCGACGAGCTGTGCCACGGCCCCGGCGGCAAGCCGGTCCCGTTCGACAAGCTTGTCGAAGAAGCGGCCGCGACTCCGGCCGGCGCCGATGGGCTGTTCTTCCTGCCCTACCTGGCCGGCGAGCGCACCCCGCACGCCGACCCGCTGGCCCGCGGCGCCTTCGTGGGGCTCACCCAGTCACACAATCGCGGGCACCTGGTGCGGGCCGTGCTTGAGGGGGTCACCTACTCGCTCCGCGACTGCCTGGACATCATGACCGGCCTGGGAGTGTCGGCAAAAGAAGTCCGCGCGACCGGCGGCGGCGCCAAGAGCGAATTCTGGCGGCAGCTGCAAGCGGACATGTTCGGCGCGCGGGTGGCCGCCATGGCCGCCGACGAAGGCCCCGCGTTCGGCGTGGCGCTGTTGGCCGCGGTCGGCGCCGGCGAGTACAGCTCGATCGCCGAGGCGTGCTCCGCGACGGTCGCGACTACCTCGACCTGCAAGCCGGCGCTCAAGCAGCGGCGGTTCTACGACCGGGGCGTCGAGGTGTACCGCTCGCTTTACCGGTCGCTGAAGGACGACTACCGCGCCATCGCCGACCTCAACGCCTAG
- a CDS encoding beta-ketoacyl-[acyl-carrier-protein] synthase family protein — MISTASPHDRIVITGIGLTAPNGNSLAEYRAALLEGRSGVRDYEIRYVGKTLAGVCDFDECKYQKRRNVRRGTRAGSIGIFCAHEAVNDSGLDWPNVDPERVGVYIGVTEHGNVETENEINEIKGYDYDTSVWSHHHNPRTVANNPAGEITLNMGITGPHYTIGAACAAGNAGLIQAAQMLRLGECDVAICGGVSESIHTFGIFAGFASQGALAVNDDPARASRPFDKSRNGIVVSEGGCLYILERYEDAAQRGARIYGEVAGYAMNSDASDFVLPNPKQQARCVEMALGRARMSADQIGIVSTHATATESGDIQECTALRAVFGDCESTRINNTKSYIGHAMGAAGALELAGNLPSFTDGVVHPTINVEDLDPQCDVPGLTINEPYETNGVTSVLNNSFGMLGINSVVIINKV; from the coding sequence ATGATCAGCACCGCCTCGCCCCACGACCGGATCGTCATCACCGGCATCGGCCTCACGGCGCCCAACGGCAACTCGCTGGCCGAGTACCGCGCCGCGCTGCTGGAGGGCCGCAGCGGCGTCCGCGACTACGAGATCCGCTACGTCGGCAAGACCCTAGCCGGCGTGTGCGATTTCGACGAGTGCAAGTACCAGAAACGCCGCAACGTCCGCCGCGGCACCCGCGCGGGCAGCATCGGCATCTTCTGCGCCCACGAGGCGGTGAACGACTCGGGCCTGGACTGGCCGAATGTCGACCCAGAGCGGGTGGGCGTGTACATCGGCGTGACCGAGCACGGCAACGTCGAGACCGAGAACGAGATCAACGAGATCAAGGGCTACGACTACGACACCAGCGTCTGGTCGCACCACCACAACCCGCGCACGGTGGCCAACAACCCGGCGGGCGAGATCACGCTCAATATGGGCATCACCGGCCCGCACTACACGATCGGCGCCGCCTGCGCCGCGGGCAACGCCGGCCTGATCCAGGCGGCCCAGATGCTGCGGCTGGGCGAGTGCGACGTGGCGATCTGCGGCGGCGTGTCCGAGAGCATCCACACGTTTGGCATCTTCGCCGGCTTCGCCAGCCAGGGCGCCCTGGCAGTGAACGACGACCCCGCCCGCGCGTCGCGCCCGTTCGACAAGAGCCGCAACGGCATTGTCGTATCCGAGGGGGGCTGCCTGTACATTCTCGAACGCTACGAGGACGCGGCCCAACGCGGCGCCCGGATCTACGGCGAGGTGGCGGGCTACGCGATGAACTCCGACGCCAGCGACTTCGTGCTGCCCAACCCGAAGCAGCAGGCCCGCTGCGTCGAGATGGCCTTGGGCCGCGCCCGGATGAGCGCCGACCAAATCGGGATTGTCAGCACGCACGCGACCGCTACAGAGAGTGGTGACATCCAAGAGTGCACCGCGCTGCGGGCCGTGTTCGGCGATTGCGAGTCGACCCGCATCAACAATACCAAGAGTTACATCGGCCACGCGATGGGCGCCGCCGGCGCCCTGGAACTGGCCGGCAACCTGCCGTCGTTCACCGACGGGGTCGTGCACCCGACGATCAACGTCGAGGACCTCGACCCGCAGTGCGACGTGCCCGGCCTGACCATCAACGAGCCGTACGAAACCAACGGGGTCACCAGCGTGCTGAACAACTCGTTCGGCATGCTCGGCATCAACTCCGTGGTGATCATCAATAAAGTGTGA
- a CDS encoding acyl carrier protein has protein sequence MTREEIRTEILDILADIAPDEDLSGLKDDVSFREQMELDSMDFLDIVMELRKRHRVQIPEDDYVNLASMDSTVAYLEPMMAEL, from the coding sequence ATGACCCGCGAAGAAATCCGCACCGAGATCCTCGACATCCTGGCCGACATCGCCCCGGACGAGGACCTGTCCGGCCTGAAGGACGACGTCAGCTTCCGCGAGCAGATGGAGCTCGACTCCATGGACTTCCTCGACATCGTGATGGAGCTCCGCAAGCGGCACCGCGTGCAGATCCCCGAGGACGACTACGTGAACCTGGCCAGCATGGACAGCACGGTCGCGTACCTCGAGCCGATGATGGCGGAGCTTTGA